Proteins encoded by one window of Candidatus Stoquefichus sp. SB1:
- a CDS encoding SIS domain-containing protein, with amino-acid sequence MENKMWTYIDEQKDVLLNILDQEEKTLSSLPKEFINKKEIIITASGSSLNAAMLVKAMLERKMECIIHVETPFQLRYYSPLLLSYNENKLLIALSQTGKSTGTLECLTLAKENHIPTIAMTADDKSPIASCADTHINILCGEELVGPKTKGFTATVITLQLVLMKLSLLSSHQVIEEYRQSINELPQNIQDSKKWCEGHKEWAKAKAMSIVGFGVHYPTAREGTLKILETMQIPIMNFDMEEFMHGPHRTIVEDSYLIMIDTKGAGQTLMHNLIDFSKTKTDYYLIISTMRDENQQTIHVGDYPMTSSWLNIVVIFQVLCTYFPEINGMNSSDPIYGDFATTVGTRIA; translated from the coding sequence ATGGAAAATAAAATGTGGACATACATTGATGAACAAAAAGATGTTTTATTAAACATTCTTGATCAGGAAGAAAAGACATTGTCTTCTCTTCCTAAAGAGTTCATCAATAAAAAGGAAATCATAATCACAGCATCAGGATCATCACTCAATGCAGCAATGCTTGTCAAAGCAATGTTAGAAAGAAAAATGGAATGTATAATTCACGTAGAAACACCATTTCAATTAAGATATTACTCACCACTTTTACTTTCCTATAACGAAAACAAACTACTTATAGCTTTATCACAAACTGGAAAGAGTACTGGAACATTAGAATGTCTTACATTAGCAAAAGAAAATCATATTCCGACTATTGCAATGACTGCTGATGATAAAAGTCCAATTGCAAGCTGCGCTGATACACATATAAATATATTATGTGGTGAAGAATTAGTAGGACCAAAAACGAAAGGATTTACTGCTACTGTTATCACTCTTCAGTTAGTATTGATGAAACTCTCCCTGTTATCATCACATCAAGTTATTGAAGAATATCGTCAAAGTATAAATGAACTCCCTCAAAATATTCAAGATTCTAAAAAATGGTGTGAAGGACATAAAGAGTGGGCGAAAGCTAAAGCGATGAGTATTGTTGGATTTGGTGTTCATTATCCAACAGCACGAGAAGGAACCTTAAAGATTTTAGAAACAATGCAAATTCCTATTATGAATTTTGATATGGAAGAATTTATGCATGGGCCACATCGTACAATTGTAGAAGATTCATATTTAATCATGATAGATACCAAAGGTGCTGGACAAACATTAATGCATAATTTAATAGATTTTTCTAAAACCAAAACAGATTACTACCTTATTATTTCTACAATGAGAGATGAAAATCAACAAACAATTCATGTTGGTGATTATCCTATGACTTCATCTTGGTTAAATATTGTAGTTATCTTTCAAGTGTTATGTACATATTTTCCTGAAATCAATGGTATGAATTCATCCGATCCGATTTATGGAGATTTTGCGACAACTGTTGGTACACGTATCGCCTAA
- a CDS encoding 6-phospho-beta-glucosidase — protein sequence MNKNLKIAIVGAGSSYTPELIEGLSEHRETLPVKEIVLLDVNEQRLQIMEGFVKRYIQHLNYDVKVWSTTSREEAFTGADFVSTQIRVGGNKARINDEKIPLKYGLIGQETTGVGGMFNAFRVIPVMIEIAKDVEKYCPDAWIINYSNPTGLVTEALNKVCHVKVAGLCAGGMRPRWWAAEALDVPEEKIYYDYLGLNHMNFSYHMTIDGRPITDEEFSKVIKKCTTVSQDWMETLHLIPSQYTQYYFHTKERVQQLKEQDKTRGEAILELEKQIFREYADESNYEKPKTLAKRGGGGYSKVAIGVMDAIYNDTGKWMVINVANNGTVRFLDDDAVIETACYVSKNGMQPLTIANYPKSVVGLISAVKTYESLAVEAAITGNKDIALEALVAHPLVRDYDIAKPLLEEMLEAHKAYLPQFYKNGK from the coding sequence ATGAATAAAAACTTAAAAATTGCAATAGTAGGGGCTGGGAGTTCCTACACACCAGAATTAATTGAAGGATTATCTGAACATAGAGAAACATTACCTGTTAAAGAAATTGTTTTATTAGATGTTAATGAACAAAGACTTCAAATTATGGAGGGGTTCGTTAAACGCTATATTCAACACTTGAATTATGATGTTAAGGTTTGGAGTACAACATCAAGAGAAGAAGCATTTACAGGGGCTGATTTTGTATCTACACAAATTCGTGTGGGTGGAAATAAAGCAAGAATCAATGATGAAAAAATCCCTTTAAAATATGGTCTCATTGGTCAAGAAACAACAGGGGTTGGAGGAATGTTTAATGCTTTCCGTGTCATTCCTGTTATGATTGAAATTGCAAAGGATGTAGAAAAATATTGTCCAGATGCATGGATTATCAATTATTCAAATCCAACTGGATTAGTCACAGAAGCTTTGAATAAAGTTTGTCATGTTAAAGTTGCAGGATTATGTGCTGGTGGTATGAGACCAAGATGGTGGGCAGCAGAAGCATTAGATGTCCCTGAAGAAAAGATTTATTATGATTATTTAGGATTAAATCATATGAATTTCTCATATCATATGACAATCGATGGAAGACCAATAACTGATGAAGAATTTAGCAAAGTCATAAAAAAATGTACTACAGTTTCTCAAGATTGGATGGAAACATTACACTTGATCCCAAGTCAATATACACAATATTACTTCCATACTAAAGAAAGGGTTCAACAATTAAAAGAACAAGATAAAACAAGAGGCGAAGCTATTCTTGAATTAGAAAAACAAATCTTTAGAGAATACGCAGATGAATCAAATTATGAAAAACCAAAGACATTGGCAAAACGCGGTGGTGGCGGTTATTCTAAAGTCGCTATTGGTGTTATGGATGCAATATATAATGATACGGGGAAATGGATGGTTATTAATGTCGCAAATAATGGAACAGTACGTTTCTTAGATGACGATGCCGTTATTGAAACAGCATGTTATGTAAGTAAAAATGGTATGCAGCCACTAACAATTGCTAATTATCCTAAATCAGTTGTTGGATTAATTAGTGCAGTCAAAACCTATGAATCATTGGCAGTAGAAGCGGCTATAACAGGAAATAAGGATATAGCTTTAGAAGCACTTGTTGCTCATCCGTTGGTGAGAGATTATGATATAGCAAAACCATTATTAGAGGAGATGCTGGAAGCTCATAAAGCTTACCTTCCACAATTCTATAAAAATGGAAAATAA
- a CDS encoding discoidin domain-containing protein — translation MLKRLSKIILVIAMLLSLVFGQGSTVVAASQDDIVTIKTRLKNYFLELDTIDDGAKVETCYVSKAEDYLKRMEADGSFGDVDYQAHNNAANGAAWSPYLALDRLQAIAIAYHKEGNSLYHSDAAKNGLDKALKNWVTHGKRDDKPDGPYSSNWWENEVGVQLRFARIGLFMEGIISQESFQIIIDKLVEKEPVKKGTGQNNLWFDQNHVYQALLTNNAKRLKEMVNDYLNYCLSTQLDDQTAEAVQVDNSFYMHGKQFYSNGYGMSMFRDMSFWIYILRETQFSIGQEVVTRMGNYMLNGTSWTIRGDIMELYLGYRPYKFDVGYQNYAEEYIEPLKRMIAADPSRADEYQKVLNNIQDPTQSNGKNGNYYMWRSGYESHMRDGYGVNVKMDSKSVIGGEWRGSWSGQNDGGNLIYWSSSASSTVTVDGDEYTSVYPTFDWAHTPGTTTPNRIPPDYTNSGRLTNGTTHMIGASNGQYGSTSYVMNKKDTQATKSYFFFDDEFVALGAGINSKESTAIHTTLNQSKADQVTVDGQTVPTGTKAGSYTGKWIHNDKIGYIFPKETTFKVSNGLQKDNPSLWKDAEKEATPETFTAWVDHGVKPVDESYEYIVLPNKTTGEVDTYSKNIPIEILANTKDIQAVRHKDLNITQINFYKAGSLEYKDGYTVSVDKACNIIIDESNGTREITVAVNDTEDSKMVNIDLSYESQETTTKFVSKGLPYAGQPITLTEGQDDRYLASSSTTGHPVKNVVDGNESTYWESQGSSDEWISIFAGSGKYINSIDVLWGDNYATQYDVYGSSDGINYEKIKSITDGKGSAENITIGGLYKYIKVAMKNSNGSHYQVKEVKFHDSQLLSLNKTVEVSSTSTNDPGNIKENAVDGNTNTRWSSLRKESGFDKQEEWISVDLGRQARIDAIEILWEAACSQNYSIEVSNDNKTWKNIKQNLKTDSSLKDQIVLSESAEARYVRIHSYSSATKYGISIFEFSIYGQNLSRNIALNKAVNSSSVYGTEAVTKAVDGNTQSKWSSARKNPGFNAQEEWISVDLGQISYIDSIEIDWESGCSNDYSIEVSDDNENWTTVKEHLKSNTTASSDKHYIDNVMFDETLEARYIKIHSYSSRTKYGINIWELSVLGEVKDIPEPDVEEEINIALNKNSKASSEYLDTKDGNKVYYSSLAFDGKYDKVNSKQSRWASNRKTNDEWIYVDLVDTYDISKIILDWEEACGKDYDLQVSLDGEIWTTITEVRNNSAPKDSKHNVREYLYDQNVYARYVKMQGVKPAGDYGYSLWEFEVYGELVKLEDVNIALNKPSLASSERTNPVTGFVLESKYAFDGSTENKGDVFQSRWVSATRKDNPDINVDSQYVQVDLEDIYNISKVVLNWEAACGKEYKLQVSDDGQTWADISHVTDGKAGIKEFTYDKPVTGRYVRMLGIEPVGQYGYSLWEFEVYGLTLKSELKEYYDQNKNIDVSNYTPKSVTLYHDALDHVVEVYKNKDATSSQILDAKQQLKDAIDGLTLKADKKALENIISKANDMSTDVYTEKTVKVFNEALKEAKNVNADENALQKQVTTVVSKLQKAIDGLVKKANKDELNNEIKKAESIDKNQYKEATVKDLEAALKKANDINENVNVSQSEVDKAVKSLQVAIKGLEKKDDPVIIVPDEDKVIIVQNNNNDVTIKGQLPKDIELRTEVLGDKQVKELIKKIDKQNSEFLEAAKIERIYDMKLLLNEEIYRIGKEVEVSLVIDESMKDKKLGIIYIDELGNITNIPSRTEGNRIIFAAEHFSAYAIVSYIEEKHPATGDTTSAGIYVAMMLGMLGLGYILLKKKKENS, via the coding sequence ATGTTAAAAAGATTGAGTAAAATTATTTTAGTTATTGCAATGCTTTTGAGTCTTGTTTTTGGACAAGGAAGTACTGTAGTAGCAGCAAGTCAAGATGATATTGTAACAATCAAGACAAGACTAAAAAACTATTTTTTAGAACTTGATACAATTGATGATGGAGCAAAAGTAGAGACATGTTATGTCAGTAAAGCAGAAGATTATTTAAAACGAATGGAGGCGGATGGTAGTTTTGGTGATGTTGATTATCAAGCTCACAACAATGCAGCTAATGGAGCTGCTTGGTCACCATATTTAGCATTAGATCGATTACAGGCTATAGCAATTGCTTATCATAAAGAAGGAAATTCTTTATATCATAGTGATGCTGCTAAAAATGGTCTTGATAAGGCATTGAAAAATTGGGTAACACATGGAAAACGAGATGATAAACCTGATGGACCATATTCTTCAAACTGGTGGGAAAATGAAGTTGGTGTTCAACTCCGTTTTGCAAGAATTGGTTTGTTTATGGAAGGGATTATTAGTCAAGAGTCATTTCAAATTATTATTGATAAATTAGTTGAAAAAGAACCAGTAAAAAAGGGAACTGGTCAAAATAATTTATGGTTTGATCAAAATCATGTTTATCAGGCTTTATTAACAAATAATGCCAAAAGATTGAAAGAAATGGTAAATGATTATTTAAATTACTGTTTATCAACACAGTTAGATGATCAAACTGCTGAAGCAGTTCAAGTTGATAACAGTTTCTATATGCATGGAAAACAGTTTTATTCTAATGGATATGGAATGTCAATGTTTAGAGATATGAGCTTTTGGATTTATATATTGCGTGAAACACAATTCTCAATTGGACAGGAAGTTGTTACAAGAATGGGCAATTATATGCTTAATGGAACAAGCTGGACAATTAGAGGCGATATTATGGAACTTTATTTAGGGTATCGTCCTTATAAATTTGATGTTGGTTATCAAAATTATGCTGAAGAATATATTGAACCTTTAAAAAGAATGATTGCTGCTGATCCAAGTAGAGCGGATGAATATCAGAAAGTTTTAAATAACATTCAAGATCCAACTCAATCTAATGGTAAAAATGGGAATTATTATATGTGGCGTTCTGGATATGAATCACACATGAGAGATGGCTATGGAGTCAATGTTAAAATGGATTCTAAGAGTGTCATTGGGGGAGAATGGCGTGGTAGCTGGTCAGGACAAAATGATGGTGGAAATCTGATTTATTGGAGTTCTTCAGCATCATCAACAGTGACAGTAGATGGAGATGAATATACATCAGTTTATCCAACTTTTGATTGGGCACATACTCCAGGGACAACAACACCTAATAGAATACCACCTGATTATACCAATTCAGGAAGATTAACAAATGGAACAACTCACATGATTGGTGCTTCTAATGGTCAATATGGAAGTACATCTTATGTGATGAATAAAAAAGACACTCAGGCAACAAAAAGTTATTTCTTCTTTGATGATGAGTTTGTAGCTTTGGGAGCTGGAATTAATTCTAAAGAATCAACAGCGATTCATACAACGTTAAACCAAAGTAAAGCAGATCAAGTCACAGTCGATGGACAAACAGTTCCGACTGGGACAAAAGCGGGAAGTTATACAGGAAAATGGATTCATAATGATAAGATTGGATATATTTTCCCTAAAGAAACAACATTTAAAGTAAGCAATGGACTTCAAAAAGACAATCCATCTTTATGGAAGGATGCAGAAAAGGAAGCCACTCCAGAAACATTTACAGCATGGGTAGACCATGGTGTGAAACCAGTTGATGAAAGTTATGAGTATATTGTTTTACCTAATAAAACAACTGGAGAAGTTGATACTTATTCAAAGAATATCCCTATTGAGATTTTAGCAAATACGAAGGATATTCAAGCAGTTCGTCATAAAGATCTTAATATTACACAAATTAACTTCTATAAGGCTGGATCTTTAGAGTATAAAGATGGTTATACAGTGAGTGTAGATAAAGCTTGTAATATTATTATTGACGAATCTAATGGAACAAGAGAAATAACAGTTGCAGTTAATGATACTGAAGATAGTAAAATGGTTAATATTGATCTTTCATATGAAAGTCAAGAAACAACAACGAAGTTTGTTTCAAAAGGTTTACCATATGCAGGACAACCAATAACATTAACTGAAGGTCAAGATGATCGTTATTTAGCGAGCAGTTCAACAACTGGACATCCAGTTAAAAATGTCGTAGATGGTAATGAATCAACATATTGGGAAAGTCAAGGAAGTAGTGATGAATGGATCTCTATATTCGCTGGATCAGGTAAATATATCAATAGTATAGATGTTTTATGGGGCGATAATTATGCAACTCAGTATGATGTTTATGGTTCAAGTGATGGTATAAATTATGAAAAAATAAAATCAATAACAGATGGTAAGGGAAGTGCAGAAAACATAACTATTGGTGGTCTTTATAAATATATAAAGGTTGCTATGAAGAATAGTAATGGAAGCCATTATCAAGTCAAGGAAGTGAAGTTCCACGATTCTCAATTACTTTCACTTAATAAAACTGTTGAGGTAAGTTCTACTTCTACCAATGATCCAGGAAATATAAAGGAAAATGCAGTAGATGGAAATACTAATACAAGATGGTCTTCACTGAGAAAGGAATCTGGATTTGATAAGCAAGAAGAATGGATTAGTGTAGATTTAGGTAGACAAGCTCGCATTGATGCGATTGAAATATTATGGGAAGCTGCATGTTCTCAAAATTATTCAATTGAAGTTTCTAATGACAATAAAACATGGAAAAATATTAAACAAAACTTAAAAACGGATTCATCATTAAAAGATCAAATTGTTTTAAGTGAATCTGCAGAAGCTAGATATGTACGCATTCATTCATATTCTTCTGCAACAAAATACGGAATTAGTATTTTTGAATTCAGTATTTATGGTCAAAATTTGAGTAGAAATATTGCTTTAAATAAAGCAGTTAATAGTAGTTCAGTTTACGGAACTGAAGCAGTTACAAAAGCAGTAGATGGCAATACACAATCAAAATGGTCATCAGCAAGAAAGAATCCGGGATTTAATGCTCAAGAAGAATGGATAAGTGTTGACTTAGGACAAATTTCATATATTGATAGTATAGAAATAGATTGGGAAAGTGGATGTTCAAACGATTATAGTATTGAAGTTTCTGATGATAATGAAAATTGGACAACTGTTAAAGAACATTTGAAATCAAATACTACAGCATCAAGTGATAAACATTATATTGATAATGTTATGTTTGATGAGACTTTAGAAGCGAGATATATTAAAATTCATTCATATTCTTCTAGAACGAAATATGGGATTAATATTTGGGAATTAAGTGTTTTAGGCGAAGTGAAGGATATACCAGAACCAGATGTTGAAGAAGAAATCAATATTGCATTGAATAAAAATTCAAAGGCAAGTTCAGAATATTTGGATACTAAAGATGGTAATAAAGTTTATTATTCATCATTAGCATTTGATGGAAAGTATGATAAAGTTAATTCTAAACAATCAAGGTGGGCATCCAATAGAAAAACAAATGATGAATGGATTTATGTTGATCTAGTAGATACATATGATATTTCAAAGATTATCTTAGATTGGGAAGAAGCTTGTGGAAAGGATTATGATTTGCAAGTTTCATTGGATGGTGAAATATGGACTACAATTACTGAAGTAAGAAATAATAGTGCTCCTAAGGATTCAAAACATAATGTGAGAGAATATCTTTATGATCAAAATGTTTATGCGAGATATGTCAAAATGCAAGGGGTTAAACCAGCAGGAGATTATGGATATTCATTGTGGGAATTTGAAGTTTATGGTGAATTGGTAAAACTTGAAGATGTAAATATTGCATTAAATAAGCCATCATTGGCGAGTAGTGAACGTACTAATCCAGTCACAGGATTTGTATTAGAGTCAAAATATGCATTTGATGGAAGTACTGAAAATAAAGGAGATGTTTTTCAATCAAGATGGGTTTCAGCAACGAGAAAAGATAATCCAGATATCAATGTGGATTCACAATATGTACAGGTTGATTTAGAGGATATATATAATATTTCTAAAGTTGTGTTGAATTGGGAAGCTGCTTGTGGTAAAGAATATAAACTTCAGGTTTCTGATGATGGTCAAACGTGGGCTGATATCAGTCATGTTACTGATGGGAAAGCTGGTATTAAAGAATTCACATATGATAAGCCAGTTACTGGACGTTATGTAAGAATGTTAGGTATTGAACCAGTTGGTCAGTATGGATATTCACTATGGGAATTTGAGGTTTATGGTCTTACTCTTAAATCAGAATTAAAAGAATATTATGATCAAAATAAGAATATTGATGTTTCTAACTATACACCAAAAAGTGTAACTCTATATCATGATGCATTAGATCATGTTGTTGAAGTCTATAAGAATAAAGATGCAACATCTTCACAGATTCTTGATGCTAAACAACAACTGAAAGATGCTATTGATGGATTAACATTAAAGGCAGATAAAAAAGCTCTTGAAAATATCATTAGTAAAGCTAATGATATGTCTACTGATGTCTATACAGAAAAGACAGTGAAAGTCTTTAATGAAGCATTAAAAGAAGCAAAGAATGTTAATGCTGATGAAAATGCATTACAAAAGCAAGTCACAACAGTAGTTTCAAAGTTACAAAAAGCTATTGATGGATTGGTGAAGAAAGCCAATAAAGATGAATTAAACAATGAAATCAAAAAAGCAGAATCTATAGATAAGAATCAGTATAAAGAAGCAACAGTCAAAGACCTTGAAGCTGCATTAAAGAAGGCTAATGACATCAATGAAAATGTCAATGTTTCACAAAGTGAAGTCGATAAAGCTGTGAAATCATTACAGGTGGCAATCAAGGGATTAGAGAAAAAAGATGATCCAGTGATTATAGTGCCAGATGAAGATAAGGTTATTATAGTACAAAATAACAATAATGATGTCACAATAAAAGGTCAGTTACCAAAAGATATTGAATTGAGAACTGAGGTGTTAGGTGACAAACAAGTTAAAGAATTGATTAAAAAAATTGATAAACAAAATTCAGAATTCTTAGAAGCTGCAAAAATAGAAAGAATCTATGACATGAAATTGCTGTTAAATGAGGAAATCTATAGAATTGGAAAAGAAGTAGAGGTATCATTGGTTATTGATGAAAGTATGAAGGATAAAAAACTAGGAATCATCTATATAGATGAACTAGGAAACATAACAAATATACCGTCAAGAACAGAAGGAAATAGAATAATCTTTGCAGCTGAACATTTCTCAGCATATGCAATTGTATCATATATAGAAGAAAAACATCCTGCAACAGGAGATACAACATCTGCTGGAATTTATGTAGCAATGATGTTAGGAATGTTAGGGTTAGGATATATTTTATTGAAAAAGAAAAAAGAAAATTCTTAA
- a CDS encoding carbonic anhydrase, which produces MLPETLGIKNAGGVISHPFGSAVRSLLIAIYELGVEEIFVVGHTDCGVQHIDSQDARKRCVYTLH; this is translated from the coding sequence TTGTTACCAGAAACACTAGGTATTAAAAATGCTGGTGGAGTGATTTCTCATCCATTTGGGAGTGCAGTAAGAAGTCTTCTTATTGCTATATATGAATTAGGCGTAGAGGAGATTTTTGTTGTCGGTCATACGGATTGTGGAGTTCAACATATAGATAGTCAAGATGCAAGAAAGAGGTGTGTTTACACACTGCATTGA
- a CDS encoding PTS sugar transporter subunit IIC translates to MNKILNFVEEKLAPPLNKMANQHHLNAVKNGMMVTVPLTIIGSIFLLIPNIPIDFIKSFFEPYAAMITTVNSVTIGIVGLVGAASVAYYFAEGYTDIRIDALITAIVSVAAFLLITMTEEFGINTELFGTKGLFTAIIVALLTGTIMHFFQKRDLVIHFPDTVPPLVSKSFMSLIPALVVLTLVWIIRVILGLDVNQILMNCFSPFVFALNTLPGFLVFMFIRSMLWSVGIHGGAVLAVADPFFLTMFGANAAAYAAGTLPPYITASGFTMFVFLGGGGATLPLVIMMIRSKEKGFSTLGKLCLPASLFEINEPVVFGVPLVMNPYMMIPYTLTTLTLSAGTYLLMMFNIIGRPVANIPWTIPPIFSHYLVTGGNIPAVIWGVLSLIIAGCIYYPFFKAMERQRLSSKKQEA, encoded by the coding sequence ATGAATAAAATATTAAATTTTGTTGAAGAAAAATTAGCCCCACCTTTAAATAAGATGGCAAATCAACACCATTTAAATGCTGTTAAAAATGGAATGATGGTTACTGTCCCATTAACGATTATTGGAAGTATATTTTTGCTTATTCCCAATATCCCAATTGATTTTATTAAATCATTTTTTGAACCTTATGCGGCCATGATTACAACAGTTAATAGTGTCACGATTGGTATTGTTGGTTTAGTTGGAGCTGCTAGTGTTGCTTATTATTTTGCTGAAGGATATACTGATATTAGAATAGATGCACTAATCACTGCAATTGTTTCTGTTGCTGCATTTCTTTTGATTACTATGACTGAAGAATTTGGTATTAATACAGAATTATTTGGAACAAAAGGATTATTCACAGCTATTATTGTTGCTTTACTGACAGGAACAATTATGCATTTTTTCCAAAAGAGAGATCTTGTTATCCATTTTCCTGATACAGTACCACCACTTGTATCAAAATCATTTATGTCTTTAATTCCTGCTTTAGTTGTTTTAACATTAGTTTGGATTATAAGAGTGATTTTAGGTCTAGATGTAAACCAAATTTTAATGAATTGTTTTTCACCTTTTGTCTTTGCTTTGAACACTTTACCTGGATTCTTGGTTTTCATGTTTATTCGCTCTATGCTCTGGAGTGTGGGAATTCATGGAGGAGCAGTTCTTGCAGTTGCTGATCCGTTCTTCTTAACGATGTTTGGGGCAAACGCTGCTGCTTATGCTGCTGGAACATTACCACCATATATTACTGCTAGCGGATTTACAATGTTTGTTTTCTTAGGTGGTGGAGGAGCAACTTTGCCATTGGTTATAATGATGATCCGTTCTAAAGAAAAAGGTTTTAGTACATTAGGAAAATTATGTTTACCAGCTAGTTTATTTGAAATTAATGAACCCGTTGTTTTTGGTGTGCCACTCGTTATGAATCCATATATGATGATTCCTTATACATTAACAACATTAACTTTATCTGCTGGAACTTATTTATTGATGATGTTTAATATAATTGGAAGACCTGTTGCCAATATACCATGGACAATTCCCCCAATCTTTTCACATTATTTAGTAACTGGTGGAAATATTCCAGCAGTTATATGGGGTGTGTTATCACTGATCATTGCAGGATGCATTTATTATCCATTCTTTAAAGCAATGGAAAGACAACGTTTGTCTAGTAAAAAACAGGAAGCATAA